AAGGCtggttttcactttttaaaacttgcACAAGCAGAATAAAATTTAAGCCTCAGCAGAATTGTACCTTAACTCAACTTTGTAAAATCCACCGCaaataaaggtaaaatcatGTCGTTTTGGCTTCAGAAGTCTTCAAAACCCAACAGACTTCATAGCAGTGATGTAGCAGACAAAAGCATCTCTATATTAAATTTACATGTACCAGAGTTTCAGCTCAGTCAAAGCGTCAACCAATACAGTACTAAAATGTGCTACGCTCATGCCAATAATGTCAGAAACTGACAAATGTCTGATCTCAAATCAAGTGTTGGTTGCTACAAAATAATTAGAAAGCCAACCCTCTGATAAAATTCAATGCACTTTAGTTCAATAACATCAAAACAGTTCAATATATCCATATAAAAGCAAATGCCCAATATTATTGCCAATGCACTGTGAAATCAACACAGCAGTTACAGTAAATAAGCTTGAAAATGTACAACAAGCTGCATCTTagtattttaaagtcatactgCAGAATTCTCCACTCTGATTCAGTCATTACATTCAACTTGTAGCTGAAGTTTAAgcaatatatacagtatattaaaaaaagcagaaatattaCATCTCTTAGCGTGTCAGCAGTTTGTGTGCCTCGATTCTAATTCTCTTAGCCAAAGTATTGGAATGACAAGaattcattttggtcacaatcGGAAAAACAACTCCTTTTTGGGAAATATATTCGAGTTGTCCACAAGGCAATAATGACCTCTAGAGCGATTTTAGTAACAAAGGCCTGCATGCATGGATTGCATGGATGTTAATCTGCAGGGGAAAGGTGTTAAgacatcagagcaaaaatggggtaaattTCAATAAAGGGGTGAGATTTAACAGCTATGCTTCATCAGCAATGAAATATGTGATCTACAACAGAATTATCTACAAATCCTTCACTTTTTCCCCACAAATTAACAAATCCATGTCTCAGCTTTAACCCGTCCTACATTTCCTCCTCCATGAGGACAGAGACATGTCCCTATCAGTTCTCAATGGTCTTCACTTGAACGGAGGACAGGATTTTTCCCATACTGTGGAATAGCGGTGttataaacatgtctgtcagaCTCCTCCATACCACCTGGACTGAAGGTAAGAGCATCAAGAAGCACTGGATCACCGGCATCACCAACCTACAGGGACAAAGAGGAACAACTTAGAACAGCAGGTCAGAGAGGAGGCTTTTTGAAAGTTATCTACTACTATCTTAGCATTAATCTCTACTTACAGATTCTACATAAGGTCAGCTGTTAAGCTGAGACTCAACTGACGATCAAATATCACTCTAGGATGTTATGCACCAAGAAATTTCAGTGTTTATGTTGCAGATGCAACACAGAAAAGGAAGTCTTGATTGAAAGCTGTGTAATTCTAACTTCTAGCTGCATTGATAATGGAAAGACATTAGCATCCATTCTCAGAGGTACAGTATATACAGTCTTGGCCAACAGACTGCCAACACTACCAGGGATGATCCGACCAATCATAATCTACTATTGTCAAAACTGTCTTTGCAACTCTGCATGAGTTCAAAGTTCGTCAGTTAGGCGGGTCAGAGATTGTCAATCAAGGCTACAACAGTTTGCTACTTGTGATCCAAGTGGTGTTTTgctttgaaaagaagaaaacaacttcgAAGAAATAATTGTGGACTCTTCTCTATGTCcgctatatggacaaaagtttttggCTGCCTGAACATTACCCCAACAGAGACTGTGATTAAATTGTATTCATATACGCCTACTTTACAATGGAGTTGGtcccctttgcagctataacagcctcctctcttcttggaaggctctccacaagattttggagtgtttctgtgggaatttatacccattcattctgtagtgCATTTATGaaatcaggcactgatgttggatgagaaggcctggcttcgTCACTGTTCATCCAAAAAGGTGTTtgatagggttgaggtcagagctgtGTGCAGGCAGTTTAATTCTCatgaatctacactcagtaccccaccataaaacagtgaaagagaattttaaatgcttttaaaaatgtattaaaaataattataaatgaTAATTGGCTAAAGCATTCAGACCctgcaaaaacacttaaaattttgttcaggctcctcccatttctcttgattgcTGCTgaatgtttctacaccttggttggagtccacctgtggtaaattaagttgattggacatgatgtggaaaggcacacacctctctatagaaggacAGCATTGTTGCAAggtacagatctggggaaggctacaaaaaaatctgctgcactgaaggttctgaagagcacagtggccttcataatttttaaaaggaagaaGTTTGGCTCCGTCAGGACTCTTCCATAAGCTGGCTGCCCGGTCAAACTGAGCAGTCAGGGGTTTTAGTAAgagccctccaccaatctgggtTTCATGGCAGAGTCGCTAGATGGAGGCCTGTCCTCAgtacacatgaaagcccactttgagtgtttttgcAAACTGAAAACTTATTTCAAAGtgacttttctttatttcattttttatttattagcaaaaaaaatgtatattctGATTTAACTtagtcatgatggggtacttagtgtagattaatgagaatgaaactgattttctttcaactgtagcatcagccTGCAATAtaacaacactgaaaaagtgaagggggtctgaatattttctgaatgcactgtacataTAATAGATGCCAGCATTAAGATGATTAGAAATGACAGATTTGCATTGGTTCCTAACATTGATTAATGCCACATTATGTGCttatggctgatgtttgtcagcAGGGCTGATATTGGCCATTACCACGGTGAAATCGATGCATTGGTGGATCCTTATAATCAAGCTTTCAAATCAAGCTACAATCTCTCAGTCTATTTCATACCCAAAAGCTTTCATGAACAAAAGAGGGTTAGTGCTGTttcagcagcaaaaataaatctgcagcATTCAGACTGAACAGGAGTTTGCTTgctttggacttttatttttgttgccttgaTATCGAAACAGGTTTCAATACTTCAATGTTTGATTTGACTAGAATAACACTGAAGTTTAACATTTGGTATTATGGCAGACTTAGTTGGAAATTTGAGTTATTCTATCAGTGTTGTTGTCTCATGTGCTCACTGATTTGTTCCTCATTGTTACTTCTCTGCAGCCTTGGACCTTCACTCCACTATATTacctaaaataaaacagttctCTCCTTTGAAGCAGCACCCCTCTGTGATCTCTCTCCCTGACATTCCTCGTGTATTGACCACCTCAGTGTACCACTGAGTACCTCCATTGACGAATACCTGTGCTGACTTCCTCCTTCAAACGTTAAAAGGAATCCTCCAGAACTTGTGACCTCACCAAAGGTCAAAGATCACATCAAAGTAACTGTACATCTCTCAATCTGCATGTGAAGAATGTCGCACTCCGGTCTGCAAACATGCCTGTGGAGCTGCTAGAATGCAGCTAACTGGCAAAGGGCAAGGGGCGTTTTTCTATTTTCCAATACCAGCGGAACAAAACATTCCTTCTAACTTTCCATACAGCGCTTTCTACAAATGTTGTTCCATCAAGTATTAATAAATGGACTCTTTGGGTAGTGGAACATATGAATTCATTGCATGATTAGCTCCAAAATATGGAGGCACCTGGTTAAAGTCGCTGCAGGCGCGTATAGCCGACATAAGCATGACATAATTATCCAAATATAAGTATAAAAACAGATCACTGGCAAAATGTTTCAGACTTCAACTACATGTGACgctggctgtaaaaataactcCTGTCAATGTTTGCCTAAAGGGCCAGAAAAAGTATGCTGGCAATTAGCTGTGGCCCCCGAGGAAAAGTCACATTCACTAGTGTTCAGGTAATTCTCCCACTGGGACGTGACCTAGGTGTCTGGTACCTAAAACCTTTTATTGATATAAAGTAATTTAATCTCATTAATGTAACTGCAAGGCTATCCTCACCAAATTATGCATATTTTAGGCTCAAGGTATCATTCTTCTATGAAGATGCAACATATTTTTTGCTGTGTGAAAAAGTTGAGGTGAACTTCTCCCTACCAGATGTGGATGCAGCTGAGCACCCCGAACACCACGCCGAGGATGAACGCCATGGGAATGGCCAGCAGCGTGCTCAGCAGCCGGTAGAAGATGAATTTGACCAGCTCGAAGGCGGCGTGGCTTCCTATCCACACTCTGTCGAAGCTGTGAGAGGAGATGGGCTCTGCGATTACATCTTCAAAGCCGACCTGTCAGATCAAACATGTAATGAGCTGTGAGGCTgggaaatatatatttattccTAATATATATCAACATGGTTTCTAGGGATGATTGGCATCAGTATCAGTGTACTGTAAAACcgaaaaaagttaaaactacttgaatgtttttgttgaaactgatcATATTAAAGTTTTTATGTAAGGAAATAGATTTTTGAGTAATCATTACTTGTACATTTATGCTGGGTTAACTTGACTTTTATAAAGTGGAAACTTTCctaaaaattcagtttaaatcaaattcaaaacaatgtCTTGAAGTTCTTTTCGTAAAGCTACGTGGTCTTCATCCGCTGTAATTTTCCCTTATGTCTACCTCatactttaatcttgaacattAATACCACCCAAAGAAGTCCAACTTAAGGGACAGCAAGTGACTATAAGTGAAACGTGCACACTAAACCAcgaagtcctcttccatcatgttcagtataCCGTCTACTGTATGTTATtgttagggctgaacaatttgtgaaaatagtctaattgcaattttcttCCCtgatattgcaattgcaatttaatttgcgattatttttagattcctcatcttatatattttcaataaatgcaAGTAATAaatttctatattataaccttAACAATATCATATAGAATATACTGGgtcaaaacaatttaaaacaaaaagctaAATGGGTGGGCTGCTTGAGTTAGCGcagttgcctcacagcaagaaggttcctgattcgcttcccagtcagggcctttctgtgtggagtttgcatgttctccccacatgcgtgggttctctccaggtactccggcttcctcccaccaccaaaaacatgctcgttaggttaattggtgactctaaaattggtgtgaatgtgagcgtgctcGCTGTGGCCTGTCTCTATATggcagccctgcgattgactggggACAAGTCCAGGGTCTCTCGCCcattgacagctgggataggctccagcccccccatgACCCCTAACAGGATAAgtagtatagaaaatggatggatagctagtttggatttttttggctcatattgcaactttgatatcaattgctaaATTGAAGGGATGACCATTTTTATGTcatctcattttaaataagtaaaaaagtaatttttatcaaaaaaaattttaatgtttgcatgatgtgcataaaaaatctcctgcaaaaaagttttacactggtattttgacacatttcaagtttaagaaatattgcaacttttgtgatttgtaaattgcagcaggccatattacgatgtaatcacaattaaatgcccagccctaattattGTTACTCATTACAggtgggacttctctaactgagtcagtaacttcactcatggtgcacaagtgtctaatgcccagcGGCATTCTGGGAAGAATCTGCAGATTAAAGAATTATACTCAAATAGTTTGAgtataatgacaaaaaacacttagaatgattgagtactgtttaccttaacacaaaaaaatgtgttctaatGACTCAGAAAAATAGTGCTGAAATAgccatttctgattttttgagtcacattttttaacaactttcaACTGTTTGATCTTAAAGTGTAGGTAAGAATATTCTGCCATTATTTACAACTTCAATATCTGCTAagtattggcttatatcagctgtacatattggGCGTATGTATGAATACATATTTCAGCAGACCTCTGGTGTATCGGTATATCAGCTAAAGTTGATTTTAACTATCTGCATattggatatctgcaaaaatccaatattgtgcatccctactattTACAAAGGAGATACAGTGAATGATAATACACTTCCTATCAGTGTAGGTTATCTTAATGTTGATTAGGAAAAATGTTGTCCAGGCTTAATGCCTGGTTAAAAAACTGTAATGTGCTTATTGACCCTGTGATTTTCTATTTTAGGTTAAAATCAGCTCTTACTTCAGCAggatttcattattttgttgtaTAAAGACCTTGGTATGGAAACCTCTCTTTGATGCCGTGGGAAAAGAAACAACAGTCACCCGTCAGCACCCAATACTGGGtcatttttagctttaaatgatcaaaaaattgcaggcaaactcctcaacgttgtctaaattgcacaaatgcattgatAACATCTGGAACTTGCACTTATTTTCACTTAAACCCAGTTTTCATGTTGTTCAgaatgaccccccccccccccttttttttttttaaatagatctatggcattaaaacatgaatagACTTCATTATCATCAGTACTTTTTTcaaccaaaagagagagagcaatgTCTAAgatgcacaaatatgttggcaacatttggaaaacctTGCTAGTTGGCAGTTAAACCCACTTTTCCAGATGTTGTCAATGCATATGTGCAATTTAGACTCTCCTGGTTGAAAATCATCATTACATATCTGATGATAAAAGTAATGGAGGTGTTATTTTGCAACACAGAAAACCATATATGGCcatgttgcaaatgtttttgatcattaaaaagaaaaatttctCAACACATGCTGAGTAGgattgttattattgttgccCTGGTGTCTAACAGGTCACTCTGAGATTTTTACTTGTACCACATCAAGGTTTATAATGCTGGTACTGAGTCTGCTACTTGTTGTTCTGTCAAGATGTAACATGTGTAATGCCCTTTAGCTAAAAAGCATATCAAGATCTGATGATTGGTCCGTGTCGCCCAGCCCTAAGACTGTAATCACAGTGGTGATGGAGTGACGCGCAGGCAGGGTGCCACTTCCAGGTATTCACGCTGCTGTCTGCCAGTTTCACACtttgaaacataaaaacattatcaCTACTTCACTCCCTGACTGTCCAAAACACGCTTTAGAAAGCAGCACTGAGCGTAGTTTCACTTTGAAATAGTGCTTCGGCTCCTTGTTCAGACTCACCTTCAAATGCGCGTTGATATCGTTTGGATCTCGGTCCGGCTCCGCCGTGTAAACTTTCCCCTTCTTCGACAGGATCGGTTCTATCGATCTGTTGAACTCGTCTTCGTCCATAATGATGCTGGTGTCCAGTTTCTCCTTTTCCAGACCCATGTTGTTCAGTCAGACGGTGCAGGGAGAGCAGCTGGTGACGGTGCGCTCTGCTCTGTGCGCCGGACTGCGCGGCACCCCGCCCCGTATGGAAAGCAGCGCAGCGTGGGGCCGAGGAGACACAACAAGCTCAAAGTCACTTCCCCAGACCAGCGCGCGAGCTCTGTGATGACTGATTCTACTGTGTAGCGTTCAGGCCTCCAGTCAGGGGCCGTGGAAGGTCCTCAGGGTTTAACAAGCTGAACGCACCAGCCCTCTTCAGCCATGTGATTGAGCATGAGCTGATCAGCCTGCAGCTATTCCTTGCTTTATACTTATTTTTCAGACTTCTTTGAGTCCTTGGGCATTGAAACAAGCCTTGCCTTTTGGATTTTGAAAAGCCCAGCCAGTTTATAATTGATCTTCTAACCACTAAAATGACTGTAATTATGGTAGCTGATTATGAGCTCATCACCCATCTACCTGTTGAGCTGATTAACCACAAATGTCCTTTTCACTCTGTGTGGATTTATCACTCTCTGGCTGGGTCTTGCTCTGCACTCA
The sequence above is a segment of the Cheilinus undulatus linkage group 9, ASM1832078v1, whole genome shotgun sequence genome. Coding sequences within it:
- the cav2 gene encoding caveolin-2, which translates into the protein MGLEKEKLDTSIIMDEDEFNRSIEPILSKKGKVYTAEPDRDPNDINAHLKVGFEDVIAEPISSHSFDRVWIGSHAAFELVKFIFYRLLSTLLAIPMAFILGVVFGVLSCIHIWLVMPVIQCFLMLLPSVQVVWRSLTDMFITPLFHSMGKILSSVQVKTIEN